In one Halorubrum sp. CBA1229 genomic region, the following are encoded:
- a CDS encoding PAC2 family protein produces the protein MARISVLDDEISLDEPTLVEGFPGVGLVGKIATDHMIEVHEMDHYANVHCDGLPRVAVYREDNRSLTTPVRLYADSERDLVALRSDVPVNPSAATEVAGCLESWFSETATFPIFLSGLGKEKGEAPPAIYGIATGDGGDALDRAEVTEPPEAGLVSGPTGAMLAEALERDRDAVGLVVESDPQFPDPEAARILIKDGIDPIAGTETSTDGLVDQATEIREAKRAFAERMQQATEESSQAEPLKMFQ, from the coding sequence ATGGCACGCATCTCAGTCCTCGACGACGAGATATCGCTGGACGAGCCGACGCTGGTGGAGGGGTTCCCCGGCGTCGGCCTCGTCGGCAAGATCGCGACGGATCACATGATCGAGGTCCACGAGATGGACCACTACGCGAACGTCCACTGCGACGGGCTCCCGCGGGTGGCGGTCTACCGCGAGGACAACCGATCGCTGACGACCCCCGTGCGGCTCTACGCCGACTCGGAGCGGGACCTCGTCGCGCTCCGCAGCGACGTGCCGGTGAACCCGAGTGCCGCGACCGAGGTCGCCGGCTGCCTGGAGAGCTGGTTCTCGGAGACGGCGACGTTCCCGATATTCCTCTCCGGGCTCGGCAAGGAGAAGGGGGAGGCGCCGCCGGCGATCTACGGCATCGCGACCGGCGACGGCGGCGACGCGCTCGACCGCGCCGAGGTGACGGAGCCGCCCGAGGCCGGACTCGTCTCGGGGCCGACGGGCGCGATGCTCGCGGAGGCGCTGGAGCGCGACCGCGACGCCGTCGGGCTCGTCGTCGAGTCGGACCCGCAGTTCCCCGACCCCGAGGCCGCGCGGATTCTCATCAAGGACGGGATCGACCCGATCGCGGGAACGGAGACGTCGACCGACGGCCTCGTCGATCAGGCGACCGAGATCCGGGAGGCGAAGCGGGCGTTCGCCGAGCGGATGCAGCAGGCCACGGAGGAGAGCTCGCAGGCCGAGCCGCTGAAGATGTTCCAGTGA
- a CDS encoding RsmB/NOP family class I SAM-dependent RNA methyltransferase translates to MNPLARYEPLVDDAAAFRAACDRPLPSVVRVNEMAASPARVREAFDEEGVVYEPVDWHDGLFRLPDGNPGGNWPYVHGWTHGQEEVSVLPGVALDPQPGERVWDACAAPGSKTTQIADAMADEGTVVANDNNLGRLSALRHNAERLGITNAIVTNQDARNFSTKPLAFDEFDRALVDAPCSCEGTCRKNPDVVDQWTLDHVHAVAGIQKGILARAVQATRPGGTVVYSTCTFAPEENEAVLDHVIANEDCEVVEFDLPLDTVSGVTEWEDETYDESVTRAHRVYPHHNDTGGFFCAKLRVGGDGDESASDGEVAA, encoded by the coding sequence ATGAATCCGTTAGCGCGGTACGAGCCGCTCGTCGACGACGCGGCGGCGTTCCGCGCGGCCTGCGACCGGCCGCTGCCGTCGGTCGTCCGCGTCAACGAGATGGCGGCCTCGCCCGCCCGCGTCCGCGAGGCCTTCGACGAGGAAGGTGTGGTTTACGAGCCCGTCGACTGGCACGACGGCCTCTTCCGACTGCCCGACGGGAACCCCGGCGGCAACTGGCCGTACGTCCACGGCTGGACCCACGGGCAGGAGGAGGTGTCGGTGCTCCCGGGGGTCGCCTTGGACCCGCAGCCGGGGGAGCGCGTCTGGGACGCCTGCGCGGCCCCCGGCAGCAAGACGACGCAGATCGCCGACGCGATGGCCGACGAGGGCACCGTCGTCGCCAACGACAACAACCTCGGGCGGCTCTCCGCGCTCCGGCACAACGCCGAGCGGCTCGGGATCACGAACGCGATCGTCACGAACCAGGACGCGCGCAACTTCTCGACGAAGCCGCTCGCGTTCGACGAGTTCGACCGGGCCCTCGTCGACGCCCCCTGCTCCTGTGAGGGCACCTGCCGGAAGAACCCAGACGTCGTCGACCAGTGGACCCTCGACCACGTCCACGCAGTCGCCGGGATCCAAAAGGGGATCTTGGCCCGCGCCGTGCAGGCGACCCGGCCCGGCGGCACCGTCGTCTACTCCACCTGCACGTTTGCGCCGGAGGAGAACGAGGCGGTGCTCGACCACGTCATCGCGAACGAGGACTGCGAAGTCGTCGAGTTCGACCTCCCGCTCGACACGGTTTCGGGGGTCACGGAGTGGGAAGACGAGACGTACGACGAGTCGGTGACGCGCGCGCATCGCGTCTACCCGCATCACAACGACACGGGCGGGTTCTTTTGCGCGAAACTGCGCGTGGGCGGCGATGGTGACGAGAGCGCGAGCGACGGCGAGGTGGCCGCATGA